In Desertifilum tharense IPPAS B-1220, a single genomic region encodes these proteins:
- the rsgA gene encoding small ribosomal subunit biogenesis GTPase RsgA, whose amino-acid sequence MSSEPPTTLRTLSVEENSLRGTVLAVQANFYQVQLDGIGDASSESQGNLPQPQLLCTRRTRLKKIGQQVMVGDRVLVEEPDWEGGRGAIAQVFPRTTELSRPPVANASNILLVFALEEPSLDVYQLSRFLIKAESTGLDVSLCLNKRDLISADRLRWWEQRLQGWGYQPAFMSVYTGEGLAELRSVLSHQMTVVAGPSGVGKSSLINQLIPNLDLRVGEVSGKLGRGRHTTRHVELFELPDGGLLADTPGFNQPQMDSTPQELATYFPEARARLAHGNCQFSDCLHRDEPNCIVRGDWERYEHYLNFLEKAIAYEEQLNQQSDPDAALKLKTKGKSGRQYEPRLESKKYRRTARRTQLQQLEELYQETDL is encoded by the coding sequence ATGAGTTCTGAGCCACCGACCACACTCAGGACGTTATCGGTAGAAGAGAACAGTCTGCGCGGGACTGTTCTAGCGGTACAGGCAAACTTTTATCAAGTCCAGCTTGACGGCATTGGCGACGCGAGTTCAGAGTCTCAGGGGAACTTGCCGCAGCCTCAATTACTGTGTACGCGCCGCACCCGCCTGAAGAAGATCGGTCAGCAGGTGATGGTGGGCGATCGCGTTTTGGTAGAAGAACCCGACTGGGAAGGCGGACGAGGCGCGATCGCTCAAGTTTTTCCCCGTACCACAGAACTCAGCCGCCCTCCTGTTGCTAATGCCAGTAATATCCTGTTGGTTTTTGCTTTAGAAGAACCGTCTTTAGATGTTTATCAGTTAAGCCGCTTTTTAATTAAGGCTGAATCAACCGGCTTAGATGTTTCTTTGTGTTTGAATAAGCGCGATTTGATTTCGGCCGATCGGTTACGCTGGTGGGAACAGCGCCTGCAAGGGTGGGGCTATCAACCGGCGTTTATGAGCGTCTATACGGGCGAGGGACTCGCCGAACTCAGATCGGTTCTCAGCCATCAAATGACCGTGGTTGCTGGCCCTTCTGGCGTGGGGAAATCGAGTTTAATTAATCAGTTGATTCCTAATTTGGATCTGCGAGTGGGGGAAGTCTCTGGTAAGCTCGGCAGAGGCCGGCATACAACCCGCCATGTTGAGTTATTTGAGTTGCCCGATGGGGGGCTGTTGGCAGATACGCCGGGGTTTAATCAACCTCAGATGGATTCTACGCCGCAAGAGCTAGCCACTTATTTTCCCGAAGCGAGGGCGAGGTTAGCCCACGGAAATTGTCAATTTAGCGACTGCTTGCACCGAGACGAACCCAATTGTATCGTTCGGGGCGATTGGGAACGTTACGAGCATTATCTCAATTTTCTGGAGAAGGCGATCGCCTACGAAGAGCAACTCAATCAACAAAGCGATCCGGATGCGGCGTTGAAGCTGAAAACCAAAGGCAAAAGCGGGCGACAGTACGAACCGCGCCTTGAGAGTAAAAAATACCGGCGGACGGCTCGGCGCACCCAATTGCAGCAGCTAGAAGAACTGTATCAAGAGACGGATTTGTAG
- a CDS encoding sulfurtransferase TusA family protein produces MTADAQLDLRGTPCPINFVRTKLRLEQMAPGSLLEVWLDPGEPIEQVPDSLAMEGYTIEQIEDRQAFFALQVRRPTAP; encoded by the coding sequence ATGACGGCGGACGCTCAACTCGACTTGCGAGGCACCCCTTGTCCGATTAACTTTGTGCGAACCAAGCTGCGCCTGGAACAAATGGCTCCAGGCAGCCTGCTGGAAGTCTGGCTCGATCCGGGCGAACCGATCGAGCAGGTTCCAGATAGTCTGGCGATGGAAGGCTACACGATCGAGCAAATTGAGGATCGTCAAGCGTTCTTTGCGCTCCAGGTTCGCCGACCGACAGCACCTTAG
- the dnaJ gene encoding molecular chaperone DnaJ → MADYYQILGVSRDTDKEEIKRAYRRLARKYHPDVNKEPGAEERFKEINRAYEVLSEPELRARYDRFGEAGVSGGPGGFQDFDISSGFADIFESFFSGFSGGMAGQAGRRRGPVRGDDLRLDLKLDFNEAVFGGDKEIRINHLETCTTCDGSGAKPGTRPRTCTTCNGSGQVRRATRTPFGSFTQVSVCPTCNGSGQMIEEKCEDCGGSGNKQVTKKLKISIPAGVDNGTRLRVSGEGDSGQRGGVPGDLYVYLFVNEHPEFRRDGINVLSEVRISYLQAILGSRIEVNTVDGEEELVIPPGTQPNTVLKLESRGVPRLGNPVSRGDHLISILVDIPARISAEERELLEKLAKLRGDRISKGGIEGLFGGLFNK, encoded by the coding sequence ATGGCCGATTACTATCAAATCCTCGGAGTCTCCCGCGACACAGATAAGGAAGAAATTAAGCGTGCTTATCGTCGTTTAGCCCGCAAGTACCACCCCGACGTGAACAAAGAACCCGGGGCAGAGGAACGTTTTAAAGAAATTAATCGCGCCTACGAAGTTTTATCGGAACCGGAGTTACGAGCCAGGTACGATCGCTTTGGCGAAGCGGGTGTCAGTGGCGGGCCAGGCGGGTTCCAAGACTTTGATATTAGTAGCGGCTTTGCAGACATCTTTGAAAGCTTCTTTAGCGGCTTCTCAGGTGGGATGGCTGGGCAAGCCGGCCGTCGGCGCGGGCCGGTACGCGGCGATGACTTGCGGCTAGACCTCAAACTCGACTTTAACGAAGCCGTGTTTGGGGGCGATAAGGAAATTCGGATTAACCATCTAGAAACCTGTACCACCTGCGATGGTTCGGGAGCCAAACCCGGAACTCGCCCCCGCACCTGTACCACCTGTAATGGTTCCGGACAAGTGCGGCGAGCAACCCGCACCCCCTTTGGCAGTTTCACCCAGGTTTCGGTTTGTCCCACCTGCAATGGCAGCGGACAAATGATTGAAGAAAAATGCGAAGATTGCGGCGGTAGCGGCAATAAGCAAGTCACGAAAAAGCTGAAGATTTCGATTCCTGCTGGGGTTGACAATGGCACCCGCTTGCGGGTTTCTGGAGAAGGGGATTCGGGTCAGCGCGGTGGCGTGCCTGGAGATTTATACGTTTATTTGTTTGTTAACGAGCATCCTGAATTCCGCCGAGATGGGATTAATGTCCTATCAGAAGTGAGAATTAGTTATTTGCAAGCGATTTTAGGCAGCCGCATTGAAGTCAATACGGTGGATGGCGAGGAAGAGTTGGTGATTCCCCCAGGAACGCAACCCAATACCGTCCTGAAGCTAGAAAGCCGAGGCGTTCCCCGTTTGGGCAATCCGGTCAGTCGCGGGGATCACTTAATTTCAATTTTGGTGGATATTCCGGCGCGTATTAGTGCCGAAGAACGCGAGCTGCTGGAAAAGTTGGCGAAACTGCGAGGCGATCGCATTAGCAAAGGGGGCATTGAAGGATTGTTTGGAGGTCTGTTTAACAAATGA